In one Silene latifolia isolate original U9 population chromosome 10, ASM4854445v1, whole genome shotgun sequence genomic region, the following are encoded:
- the LOC141607947 gene encoding uncharacterized protein LOC141607947, with the protein MHPCEIFEEVQQRATAALRLEEDIQARKGMTTFAKTSRKIPTEKKDERARPYNRPNISRVAEKTQQVDDSPHPPRLADYGFNTGMEGLLKALTELGDQVRSPKPPTQSRPNADRDSSKRCEWHQDIGHRTKDCFRLRREVKFQVRKGNLDYLLSRGDKRDKREIANQVLPSALPICTKIINVITGGSELSGLTYSAAKRRATESKGDHPETSYRVSQSDLPLVTFDETDVESGAEQHHDALTITLSIGNCTVRKVLVDTGSSVNLIMFETLKIMGFDKENLIKKFVPLVGFSGETAHSVGELNIPMYIEGVNKLVRYLVIEGPTTYNVILGRPWLHQMKAVPSTYHQCLKFLTPWGVVTVKGDREESRSCYTQALKATTKLPS; encoded by the coding sequence ATGCATCCGTGCGAAATATTTGAGGAAGTTCAGCAGAGAGCCACAGCGGCATTAAGGTTAGAGGAAGATATACAGGCTAGAAAAGGAATGACGACCTTCGCCAAAACAAGCAGAAAAATCCCAACAGAAAAGAAAGACGAGAGAGCCAGGCCATACAACAGACCAAATATCAGCAGAGTAGCAGAAAAGACCCAGCAAGTAGATGATTCTCCGCATCCTCCCAGACTAGCTGATTATGGGTTCAACACAGGAATGGAAGGTTTGCTGAAAGCACTGACGGAGTTGGGTGACCAGGTAAGGTCGCCTAAGCCTCCTACGCAAAGCCGACCCAATGCTGACAGGGACAGTAGCAAGAGATGTGAATGGCATCAGGATATCGGGCACCGGACAAAAGATTGTTTCAGGTTACGAAGGGAAGTGAAATTTCAGGTACGTAAAGGAAATCTGGACTACCTGTTATCACGTGGGGACAAGCGGGATAAGAGAGAAATAGCAAACCAGGTGCTCCCTTCTGCTCTACCCATATGCACAAAAATTAttaacgtgataacaggtggatcCGAGCTATCAGGCTTAACATACTCTGCGGCCAAAAGGAGAGCCACTGAAAGTAAAGGAGACCATCCAGAAACTTCCTACAGAGTGAGCCAAAGTGATTTACCACTGGTAACGTTTGATGAAACTGACGTAGAGAGTGGCGCAGAACAACACCATGACGCCCTGACCATCACATTATCCATTGGAAACTGCACCGTGCGAAAGGTACTAGTAGATACCGGAAGCTCCGTGAACCTCATTATGTTTGAAACTCTCAAAATCATGGGTTTCGACAAAGAAAATCTGATAAAGAAGTTTGTACCGCTAGTGGGATTCAGTGGTGAGACAGCACATTCGGTAGGCGAGTTAAACATCCCAATGTATATTGAAGGAGTTAACAAATTGGTGAGGTACTTAGTCATCGAGGGCCCGACCACTTACAACGTAATACTAGGAAGACCGTGGCTGCATCAGATGAAGGCAGTCCcttcaacatatcatcaatgtcTCAAATTCCTAACCCCGTGGGGCGTGGTCACGGTGAAAGGGGACCGCGAAGAATCCAGGAGCTGCTACACGCAAGCCCTGAAAGCCACAACTAAGCTCCCCTCATAG